TTCCCCTatttcaaaccacccaaccagagatctacacctcctaccatatagtgCTTCAAACGGAGCCATGGCAATACgtgagtggtaactattgttgtaggcaaattctaCCAATGATAGATgctcatcccaattaccttgaAAATCTATGACGcacgccctcaacatatcctctaaagtttgAATGGTGCGTTCCTCTTGACCATCTGTAGGGTGAAAGGCCATACTAAGCTTGACTGTAGTACCtagccctttttggaatgccttcaaaaaatgtgaagtaaattgagtaccccgatccgaTATAATAGATagaggaaccccatgcaactttaCTATCTCCTTGATGTACAATTTTGCATAGTCTTCTGCCGACAATGAAACTttgacgggaataaagtgggcggattttgtcattctatcaacaatgacccaaatagaatcatgttgccttctagtacgaggcaaacccactataaaatccatattcacatccTCCAACTTTcaagtgggaatatctatatCTTGGGACAAGCCTCCCCGTCTTAAGTGTTtggccttaacttgttgacaatttggacacttGGCTACAAAATTCTttataccattccaccaatagacttcccataggtcacggtacatcttggtggctcccggatgaatagagTACCGCAAACTATGAGCCGcttctaaaattttctccctcaaGCTATCAACATCTGGAACACATAATCAACCTTAGTACCTAAGCAccctatctcccccttgggataaagcctcaacggacttgttGAGTACCAATTCTTTCAATTGCATTAATATGGGATTAAGGCCTTGTTTGCACTTCACGTTAACTACAAAGGATGATTCAGAACCACTATGGAtaatgacaccacccttggtggaatccactagttggacacctaaccaGGCCAACCTATGTACATCACGAACTAACTCCTTCTTCTCATCGTCTACATGAggtacactacccatggacaatcgaCTTAAGGCATCCAAAACTACATTGGCTTTGCcagggtggtaaaggacactcatgtcataatcctttaaaagctctaaccaccttctttgtcgaaaattcaagtctttttggctaaacacatattgaagactcctGTGGTCGGTGAAAATatccacatggaccccatataggtaatgtctccatattttaAAACCAAACACTACCActgctaattcaagatcatgggtcggataattcttttcattgatcttgagttgccttgaagcataggcaatcactttaccatgttgcataaAGACACATCCCAAAACCACTCGAGAAGCGTCACAGTACACCACAAACCTATCAGTACCCTAAGGTAAGGTCAAgaccggagcggaagtaagtctatctttcaactcttggaagcttttctcacaagcctccgaccactcaaacttagccttcttttgagtcaaagccgtcaatggaggaaaaaccctcaacaaacctcctatagtaatcggccaaacccaaaaatctTCTAATATCGGTAGGatttagaggtctaggccaacctTTGACCGCATCCATATTCTTAGGAtgtacctcaatacccttgcccgacacaatatgaccaaggaaggctacagaccttagccaaaactcacacttactaaactttgcatacaATTGGTGGTCTTTGAGGACTTGGCAATACAATACTCAAATGGTTCATGTGCTCattttcactttttgaatagatcaaaatataatctATAAACAttatcacaaacatatcaagatagtGCCTAAAAACTCTATTCATAAAGTCCATGAATGCCGTCGGGGAATTTGTTTGCCCAAAGGACATTACTaggaattcatagtgaccatatcttgttcggaaAGTCATCTTAGGAATGTCAACCCCTCTTACCCTTAGTTGATGGTAACCCGAACGAAGatctattttggagaaatagttagctccttgaagttgatcaaacaaatcgtcaatcctaggaagaggatacttattctttattgtcaccttgttcaattggcggtagtcaatacacatcctaagggacccatcctTCTTCCTTACAAACAatactggagcaccccatggagagattcTTGGTTGAATAAACCCTTTGTCTAAAAAATCCTTgagttgctctttcaactctttcaattcggccggagccattctatatggaggaatgGATATAGGTTGCGTATTTGGCAATAGATCaatgccaaagtctatttctcatTAGGGAGAAATGCTGCACAAGTCATCGAGAAAGACTTTCGGAAACTCACTCACCACGGAGACCGACTCTAAGGAGGGGTTTCAGACTCAACATCCTTAACCCTAACAATATGGTAAATACACCccttggagatcattttcctagcttttaGACAAGAAccaattgacctctagggatagaattcccccccttccactctaaagTAGACTCATTTGGGAATTGGAATTGTACTACCcgggtcctacaatcaatagttACATAACATGCATGTAACCAATGCATAcctaaaattacatcaaaatctaacaggTCTAACTCCACTAAGTGCACCAAGGTAACTTTGTGGGACAAAGAAATAGGACAACTcctatagactctttttgcCACTACCGAGTCACTAACCAGGGTAGACACCGAAAAAGGTTCTTCTAATAAATCggggagtatttcaaatttcatagccacgAAAGGTGTAACAAATacaaagtggcaccggggtctaacaatgcataaacatcaatagaAAAAACTTGTAACATACCTGTCACCACATCCGGGgaactctcttggtcacctcgggattgaagagcatagaaGCGGTTCTTCTTGGGAGTATCAGAGTTTGAAACACTCGGAGGAGTTTGCTTATCATCTCTCCCTTTGGCCGTACGAATTGGGCAATATTTCAATTGATGCCCagtctttccacaaccatagcacaCACCCATGCCGGCAAGACATTTACCATCATGCTTCTTACCGTACTTGGCACAAGGAGGCCTCTCCATGAAAGATCAACTACTattgcctccttgaggcttagggttagacaccctatctttgttgacccttggagcactagaggagccttggttggaaaacctcttcttgaaccttAGTCTACCTTGACCGTTAAACTTAACCTTAGATGAATTTCCATCATCGGTCCTTACCATTTTTACCTCTCTATACTTCTTCCTAGGCCTTGTATCCTCAACttgttgagcatacaccattagacatgagatatccatattatcatggAGCATTACCGCACAacattcttcttcaatggagtcgGACACACTCGTCACAAATtgactcatctcatccctcaGATTAGATACCAAGGACGGGGTATACTTGGAAAACATAGTGAATTTCAAAGAATATTCTTggacactcatacctcctttaCAAAGGTTGATAAATTCCTCCACCTTTGCTTCCCTCTTTTCCCGTGGAAAGAACTTATCAAGGAATGCTTTCTTGAATACTTCCCAATCTATGGGACCCGCTCCTATAGTCCTATTATCCTTCCATTGATTATACCATACTTGGGCCACATCCTTGAATTGATAAGTGGCTAGTTCGGCTTTCTCTATGGAAGTCATCCCCATAGCATCAACTATCTTGTAGATCTCTTCCACGAACTCTTGTGGATCTTCATTCACTTTGGAACCAAAGAGCATAAGAGGGCTCATTCTTGTGAGGTCTCTCAACCTTGAAGCCATGGTGCTCACATTGGGTTCAGACGGGGCCCAACATCTCAGTTGGCTTAAGCTGTCATAGCTTGGGCATGAGTGGTCATGACTTGAGTCAATGTTTGGAGAGCCACtcttattttcacatttgtcaTAGCTCCCTCATCATTAGGATCTTGAGGGTCTTGAGGAGcatggggaggaactccctcattcataATCTGCTCTTCCATTCGCCTTGCATTtacccttcttgtattcatagcctataaacacaagagaagggttaggaaaaggacttCATTGAGTTAGAACTCTAAAGCACGACTAAGGAGTAATGAATGAATTGGACTTTCCTaagcatcttatagcctctcattcataagtgtggtaTGTTTCACACTCaggaacaagactctactagacgtggtttatgagacatcaacctaaaaatcatcccaaaaccttatgctctgataccaagtttgtcatgacctaggggtaccccctaaATGCAacacgacgtacttgaccccgaaggtgtatcatacaagcccttagaatACATAAACGTAGGAAATAAAAATGATgcggaatttaaattttacaatCGAGGTCTCTTTATTGAAATCAAAAGTGATGTCTAGACTTTGTCTCATTCACCATCTACTACAATAGAATGACAATAGGGTCACAACCATTTACAATAAAAAAGTCTCAAAAATAGTCTATAAGAAAAGCAACTAGAAGTGAATGAcatcttgtcctcgaaccatgaagACTCACCACAAGTCTTGGAGATAAGCAATCCAAGCCTTTGTCAAGAAAGAAAGTACACTTCACCTAGCCGGAACCTACattttgtaaaaatgtagaaaaaataggggttagcacaaatatgtaccaagtatggaagaatgcataaaaaaaatccttgaaatataataaaaagggCATTTTGGTTAAAAAGTATGAATTTGCCAAGTTTGAGGAACACCATGCACCTTCAAGgtaaaacataagtcataatcacatttatcATGTAAGAACATTGTAACCTAATAGAACCATCTTTTTAGTAACCTTAAGTcgcacttgtgcaatgtatgattAGCATCCCATAAGACCAACCACACCAAGTACTCCTTTGAGGCCACCCTCATCATTACATAGCATACATAAACCTCATCATAGCCAATACTCGTAGAcaaggaaatagtcatgtacattaaCTTGAACATAAGGAAAGTTATCCATAACAACAATCCATTCTACATACATTCATACATTCATATATTATCATAGCATAAAAAACCATCCCATAACACCTTTCTAAGTCTACTTGTGAAATGTAAAAGTGAATCTCCATACCCCCATTCCTATTAAGTAAAACTCatcaagaagtcataagtatagttcgtgtcatattcattatcttgtcatgtagggaaaatagccataaccgacatagaccatatgagctacatggaatccggtgtcgtgtaaccctacaccgaaagaaggtgtcctacttgcctaaggtagaactaaatgtattagctttttggtggatccactagctaaagacctatatgggcacatagttatgggatagggagattgcttctagaaacccgacctattGTATTGGCGGAGGAGTTTCATCTCATGAGAATAATTTATATGACCCGGCCTATTGTATTGACAGGAGGGAATCTACCTCATTttccatatccactcagtgcta
This genomic stretch from Solanum stenotomum isolate F172 chromosome 10, ASM1918654v1, whole genome shotgun sequence harbors:
- the LOC125842807 gene encoding uncharacterized protein LOC125842807; amino-acid sequence: MASRLRDLTRMSPLMLFGSKVNEDPQEFVEEIYKIVDAMGMTSIEKAELATYQFKDVAQVWYNQWKDNRTIGAGPIDWEVFKKAFLDKFFPREKREAKVEEFINLCKGGMSVQEYSLKFTMFSKYTPSLVSNLRDEMSQFVTSVSDSIEEECCAVMLHDNMDISCLMVYAQQVEDTRPRKKYREYGKKHDGKCLAGMGVCYGCGKTGHQLKYCPIRTAKGRDDKQTPPSVSNSDTPKKNRFYALQSRGDQESSPDVVTVGKQKGKAPMGVEPDAVDELIARKGSNVEHK